In the Nymphalis io chromosome 2, ilAglIoxx1.1, whole genome shotgun sequence genome, one interval contains:
- the LOC126776497 gene encoding uncharacterized protein LOC126776497 isoform X2, whose amino-acid sequence MRKYSLSLGYFSKQLLGESCIEKPLATLWRNYQQSTKPDVVMKLSVTNSGLKGFTKEHGLTEYWSHRITYCASPPHYPKLFCWVYRHEGKKLKHELRCHAVLCTKETVSKKITDELQIKLKQALVEFKKDRISKQNARLSLANSVYENPSMPRRKILLSVGAMNYRPPLERSKSAPKLGAIEELCSEEDEEEAEMNAKKECQFTMGLTTSQSLDRRRQEIKSPRKLSCPEGVMDRMRLDSEESKEESTDKLIDLLVQESKLNKESESQSETSQHDNEKEESRLITLESIEETIELNNAAMCQGRKNLILAQSNYLVTDSDDGSVSSGCETASTVTSSDAEPSSLPSHFSQEEHKETDSDEERVPVFERIRNFESASMRNHRSYTNSIHAINEGSDATSTVTSDEVSHVPIGEKNAFRRRSTYPPLRADSGILDNFEGKFDTLIDNLTDVDSLNSSTETEVFKNTGDNDSACSDESGYSELLDGKESIIGNTIMV is encoded by the coding sequence GTGAGAGTTGCATAGAGAAGCCACTTGCTACATTATGGCGAAATTATCAACAGTCTACGAAGCCCGACGTGGTGATGAAACTGTCCGTCACCAATTCCGGGCTCAAAGGTTTCACCAAAGAACACGGCCTCACTGAGTACTGGTCCCACCGCATCACGTATTGCGCTAGTCCACCGCACTACCCCAAGCTATTCTGCTGGGTGTACCGCCATGAGGGTAAGAAACTGAAACACGAACTCCGTTGTCACGCTGTCCTTTGCACCAAAGAAACTGTATCAAAGAAAATAACCGATGAACTACAAATCAAACTCAAACAGGCCTTAGTTGAGTTTAAGAAGGATAGAATCTCCAAACAGAATGCAAGGCTGAGCCTCGCTAACAGCGTCTACGAGAATCCCAGTATGCCGCGTAGGAAGATACTACTTAGTGTAGGAGCCATGAACTACAGACCGCCTCTTGAAAGATCAAAATCCGCTCCTAAGCTTGGTGCCATCGAAGAACTCTGTTCTGAGGAAGATGAAGAAGAAGCAGAAATGAATGCAAAGAAGGAATGCCAATTCACAATGGGTCTTACTACATCTCAATCTTTAGATAGACGACGACAAGAGATAAAATCTCCACGTAAGCTGTCATGCCCCGAAGGCGTAATGGACAGAATGCGATTAGATTCCGAAGAAAGTAAAGAAGAATCGACCGATAAATTAATTGACTTACTTGTTCaagaaagtaaattaaataaggaaTCGGAATCTCAAAGCGAAACTAGTCAACATGATAACGAAAAAGAGGAATCGAGATTAATAACACTGGAGTCTATTGAAGAGACGATCGAATTGAACAATGCTGCTATGTGTCAGGGGAGGAAGAATTTAATTTTAGCTCAGAGTAACTACCTCGTCACTGATAGCGACGATGGCTCGGTTTCTTCAGGGTGCGAGACGGCGAGCACGGTCACCTCATCTGACGCAGAGCCGTCATCGCTTCCTTCACATTTCTCTCAGGAGGAACACAAGGAAACGGATAGTGACGAAGAGAGAGTACCAGTATTTGAGAGAATACGCAATTTCGAAAGTGCGTCGATGAGAAACCACAGGAGCTACACGAACTCCATTCATGCTATTAACGAAGGTAGTGATGCAACGAGTACAGTTACTTCAGATGAAGTAAGTCATGTGCCGATCGGTGAGAAGAACGCTTTCCGTCGACGATCTACGTATCCACCCCTGAGAGCTGACTCCGGTATACTTGATAACTTTGAGGGCAAATTTGATACACTCATCGACAATCTAACCGATGTTGATAGTTTGAACTCGAGCACCGAGACAGAGGTTTTTAAAAACACCGGCGATAACGACAGCGCTTGCAGCGATGAATCTGGCTATTCTGAACTTCTTGATGGCAAAGAGAGTATTATCGGTAACACGATCATGGTTTAA